A window from Tautonia rosea encodes these proteins:
- a CDS encoding prepilin peptidase: MFHAIMLPLVFVIGALVGSFANVCIYRLPWEKSVIWPPSCCPGCLGWIRASDNVPILSALWLKRTCRSCGIPYSGRYLAVEILVAVLFTGIYVIELMAEPQFMREPELMERLARVAYHASLATFLVVATFIDYDYEIIPDSVTVTGMVVGLSVGTMIPGIRPVPAGAETAIGGLGVGLLGLIVGAGVIYAVRVLGWVLFRKEAMGLGDVTLVAMIGSFLGWHVTPLTLFLGAILGLVHGLIRLATILRERLTGQSPRSSAIPFGPYLSLAALILMLGWRWLWPEWLAELFEVYSEVARFLLGALLGRIVGG; encoded by the coding sequence ATGTTCCACGCGATCATGCTGCCGCTGGTCTTCGTCATCGGGGCCCTGGTCGGAAGCTTCGCGAATGTCTGTATCTACCGATTGCCCTGGGAAAAGAGTGTCATCTGGCCCCCCTCGTGCTGCCCGGGATGCCTGGGTTGGATTCGAGCCAGCGACAACGTGCCGATCCTCAGTGCGTTGTGGTTGAAACGCACCTGCCGATCGTGCGGGATCCCCTATTCCGGTCGTTATCTGGCGGTCGAGATTCTGGTCGCAGTGCTGTTCACGGGGATCTATGTCATCGAGCTGATGGCCGAACCGCAATTCATGCGCGAACCGGAATTGATGGAACGTCTGGCTCGGGTGGCCTATCACGCGAGCCTGGCGACGTTCCTCGTGGTCGCCACCTTCATCGATTACGACTACGAGATCATTCCCGACTCGGTCACGGTGACGGGAATGGTCGTCGGCCTGAGTGTTGGGACGATGATCCCGGGAATCCGGCCGGTGCCCGCCGGGGCCGAGACGGCAATTGGCGGGCTCGGCGTGGGCCTCCTTGGCCTGATCGTGGGAGCTGGGGTGATTTACGCGGTTCGAGTGCTGGGCTGGGTGCTCTTTCGCAAGGAGGCAATGGGCCTGGGGGATGTGACCCTGGTAGCGATGATCGGCAGTTTTCTCGGCTGGCATGTCACGCCGTTGACCCTGTTCCTCGGAGCAATCCTCGGCCTCGTTCACGGCTTGATCCGCCTCGCCACGATTCTTCGAGAACGCCTGACGGGACAATCGCCCCGATCGTCCGCCATTCCGTTCGGGCCTTACCTGAGCCTGGCGGCCTTGATTCTGATGCTCGGGTGGCGATGGCTCTGGCCGGAATGGCTGGCCGAGCTGTTCGAGGTCTATTCCGAGGTGGCTCGCTTCCTGCTCGGGGCCTTGCTCGGTCGGATCGTCGGGGGCTGA
- a CDS encoding shikimate kinase — protein MGRESEQRDHRRGIALVGYRATGKSTVGRIVADRLGWAFEDADDALEGRIGQSIASLFAEHGEGTFRDLEEATLAELTTRSRLVLASGGGAVLREANRTALQRFGFVAWLSARPETLVDRLRRDPANRPALTSAGLLDEVATMLRQREDLYRSVADERIEVDERSAEQVAEAVLAAWSRIAPDNTSLIDSQDPTP, from the coding sequence ATGGGACGCGAGTCGGAACAGCGGGACCATCGGCGAGGCATTGCCCTTGTTGGCTACCGGGCGACCGGAAAATCGACGGTCGGGCGGATCGTCGCGGATCGGCTCGGATGGGCCTTCGAAGATGCGGACGATGCCCTGGAAGGCCGGATCGGCCAATCCATCGCCAGCCTCTTTGCCGAGCACGGGGAGGGGACCTTTCGCGATCTGGAAGAAGCCACCCTGGCCGAGCTGACGACGCGATCGAGGCTTGTGCTGGCCTCGGGGGGAGGGGCGGTCTTGCGGGAAGCCAATCGAACTGCGCTGCAGCGCTTCGGATTCGTCGCCTGGCTCTCGGCGAGGCCGGAAACCCTGGTCGATCGCCTCAGACGCGATCCGGCCAACCGCCCCGCCTTGACCTCCGCCGGACTGCTCGACGAGGTGGCCACGATGCTTCGACAACGCGAGGACCTGTACCGATCGGTCGCCGACGAGAGGATCGAGGTGGACGAACGATCGGCCGAGCAGGTGGCCGAGGCCGTCCTGGCCGCATGGTCCCGGATCGCTCCGGACAACACTTCACTGATCGATTCGCAGGACCCCACACCGTGA
- a CDS encoding putative bifunctional diguanylate cyclase/phosphodiesterase, which translates to MNGTHPRDDSAGRDLTSSSTLRADRGRWVERLSVPSDGSLFRRFTLYLSSQSPIRQGVLSGLLFLVISISCAWTCYATARNAFRNSVDTNLLDLARIAALHIDPQAHARLIHPDQHNSPEYLALIQPLRAILSTARDIRYIYTIRPSPEGFRYVLDSGVPGVLDPNGHPDQPLLGTLYPEAPDDLLQRIQAVNWYVSPEPSHDRRGTFISVWTPIRHQGRLEAVLGVDMDIKEFRAQSAAIWNAQLIACVLAMFASFFIGIWVYLYVKTKREYVDQLAQSEYRYALAVDGSNEGIWDWDLRADSIYLSDQLRRMIGLKQDQTIWTSVRDRFHQGIHPDDLQRVAIATENHLRQRVPYDVEFRLRTASGHYRWFRSRGQAVWDEQGAPIRFAGSIGDVHDRVMLQRQLHRAARCDRLTRLPNRSALLSQVRKVIQAHRDRPEVHYALLFLDFDHFKIVNDSLGHEVGDALLKAIASRLRENLRDTDGVLRASCSSGTAARIGGDEFVVLLEGLQHPDDAELVARRLLRALAKPYRIKSYRVHSTASIGIVLGDEHYQAAEDLLRDADTAMYEAKTSCRGSLAIFDETMRRRVRRRMQLEQGLREAIPADQLDLVYQPIVCLQTGRILSFEVLSRWNHPELGPISPEEFIPLAEECGLIVALGERMIERSFRQVARWRAEYPNLSIPGVSVNLARQHLLVPDLICRLLKSTSAAGLLPSDIHIEITEGAVMHDLMAARTTLNELRAAGFSLAIDDFGTGYSSLACLHEFPFDLLKIDQSFIRDLGISARQTAIVRTITSMAEILGFRVVAEGIETAEQLAMLKQFGCDSGQGYLFARPAPAESVQLRDRFALEATDPLQTIPPLRRRSDSSDPGSDHIVLPQEDAQNPSSMRCSSTISR; encoded by the coding sequence GTGAATGGAACACATCCCAGAGACGATTCCGCGGGACGCGACCTGACGAGCTCCTCGACACTCCGAGCCGACCGAGGACGATGGGTCGAGCGACTCAGCGTTCCCTCCGATGGCAGCCTGTTTCGCCGGTTCACCCTGTATCTCTCTAGCCAATCTCCGATCAGGCAAGGGGTTCTGTCGGGTCTCCTCTTCCTCGTCATTTCCATCTCCTGCGCCTGGACCTGTTACGCCACGGCGCGAAATGCCTTCCGAAATTCGGTCGATACGAATCTACTCGACCTCGCTCGGATCGCTGCCTTGCACATCGATCCCCAGGCACACGCCCGCCTGATTCATCCCGATCAGCACAACAGTCCGGAATACCTTGCTCTGATTCAGCCGCTTCGAGCCATCCTCTCCACGGCCCGAGACATTCGCTACATCTACACGATTCGTCCCTCTCCCGAGGGATTTCGCTATGTGCTCGACTCGGGAGTTCCCGGCGTTCTCGATCCGAATGGCCATCCCGATCAGCCCCTCTTGGGCACCTTGTACCCCGAAGCTCCTGACGACCTCCTGCAACGGATTCAGGCGGTCAATTGGTATGTCAGCCCCGAGCCCAGTCACGACCGCAGAGGCACGTTCATCTCCGTTTGGACCCCAATACGACACCAGGGGCGGCTGGAAGCGGTCCTCGGCGTCGACATGGACATCAAGGAATTTCGAGCCCAGTCGGCCGCCATCTGGAACGCCCAGCTGATTGCCTGCGTTCTGGCCATGTTTGCCAGTTTCTTCATCGGAATCTGGGTCTATCTTTACGTAAAAACCAAGCGCGAGTACGTTGATCAGCTCGCCCAGAGCGAATATCGCTACGCACTGGCCGTCGACGGCTCGAACGAAGGGATCTGGGACTGGGACCTCCGGGCCGATTCAATCTACCTGTCCGATCAACTCCGACGGATGATTGGGCTCAAACAGGACCAGACCATCTGGACCTCGGTCCGCGATCGGTTCCACCAGGGAATTCATCCGGACGACCTTCAACGGGTCGCAATTGCGACCGAAAATCATCTCCGCCAACGAGTTCCTTATGATGTGGAGTTTCGTCTGAGAACGGCTTCAGGCCACTATCGCTGGTTCCGATCACGGGGCCAAGCGGTCTGGGACGAACAGGGAGCTCCCATCCGATTCGCCGGATCAATCGGCGATGTCCACGATCGGGTCATGCTCCAGCGACAGCTCCACCGGGCCGCCCGGTGTGACCGCCTCACGCGCCTTCCGAATCGCTCGGCACTGCTCTCCCAGGTTCGCAAGGTCATTCAGGCGCATCGCGATCGCCCCGAGGTTCACTACGCCTTGCTCTTCCTCGACTTCGATCATTTCAAGATCGTCAACGACAGCCTCGGCCACGAGGTCGGCGATGCCTTGCTCAAGGCCATTGCCTCCCGGCTTCGAGAAAATCTTCGCGATACCGACGGAGTGTTGCGTGCCTCCTGTTCCTCGGGCACGGCAGCTCGGATCGGCGGCGATGAATTCGTGGTCTTGCTCGAAGGGCTTCAGCACCCCGACGACGCGGAACTTGTGGCCCGTCGCTTGCTCAGGGCGCTGGCCAAGCCCTACCGCATCAAGTCGTACCGCGTGCATTCAACCGCAAGTATCGGGATCGTCCTCGGCGACGAGCACTACCAGGCGGCCGAGGACTTGCTTCGAGACGCCGACACCGCCATGTACGAGGCCAAGACCTCCTGCCGGGGAAGCCTTGCCATCTTCGATGAAACCATGCGGCGGCGCGTTCGACGGCGGATGCAACTGGAGCAAGGCCTTCGCGAGGCCATCCCCGCCGATCAGCTCGATCTGGTGTACCAACCCATTGTCTGCCTCCAGACCGGACGCATCCTGAGCTTCGAGGTCCTCTCTCGCTGGAATCACCCAGAGCTCGGCCCGATATCGCCGGAAGAGTTCATCCCTCTGGCCGAGGAATGCGGTTTGATCGTCGCCCTGGGAGAGCGAATGATCGAGCGATCGTTTCGACAGGTCGCCCGCTGGCGAGCCGAATATCCCAATCTGTCCATCCCCGGCGTCAGTGTGAATCTCGCTCGCCAGCACCTGCTGGTGCCTGACCTGATCTGCCGGCTCCTGAAGTCGACCAGTGCCGCCGGCCTGCTTCCCTCCGACATCCACATTGAGATCACCGAGGGGGCCGTGATGCACGACCTGATGGCCGCCCGAACCACCCTCAACGAATTGCGAGCCGCCGGGTTCTCTCTGGCGATCGACGACTTCGGCACCGGCTATTCTTCACTCGCCTGCCTCCACGAATTCCCCTTCGACCTCTTGAAGATCGATCAGTCATTCATTCGGGATCTTGGCATCTCGGCCCGTCAGACCGCCATCGTTCGAACCATCACCTCAATGGCCGAGATCCTCGGCTTCCGGGTCGTCGCTGAGGGGATCGAGACGGCCGAGCAACTCGCCATGCTGAAACAATTCGGCTGCGATTCCGGACAGGGCTATCTCTTTGCCCGTCCCGCGCCGGCCGAGTCCGTTCAACTGCGTGATCGATTCGCGCTCGAAGCGACCGACCCCCTCCAAACGATTCCCCCCCTGAGGCGACGATCCGATTCCTCGGATCCAGGCTCAGATCACATCGTGTTGCCTCAGGAGGACGCTCAAAATCCTTCTTCCATGCGTTGCAGCTCCACCATATCGCGGTAG
- a CDS encoding ABC transporter ATP-binding protein gives MSEGHRVSSRNRLEEFASTRSAAESASGRLGPELPKTRNRSIFELYQALFALMKGHRLMLALTLATLTISTSLRLIPPAATKVVIDYVLLDRPLPEAVPSWLPVPPSGLGMLTAVVVVVFAVSIVGALLGLWGRWRATVLTKQIQVKVRRRVFEHASKLPLHRIYQLKSGGLSSLLREDAGAPGEMVFNMIYNPWRAVTQLIGGLVILAWIDWRFLLGAAFLIPVAYWADRLWNRVLRPIHRRSRRQRQEIDAKSAETFGGIRVVRAFGRQKTEATRFVRESHFLTRLEMLGWYRARAFDLFWDLLMPTASGILLLYGGWQVLQGALSPGDLMMFLVYLAMLLEPIAVLASNMTSLQNNLSGFDRVLDLLAEPAELQSRPGAIVVRKGEVSGRITIDRLRFRYPGHEEEVIRGIDLEVEPGETIALVGRSGAGKTTLCNLVARFYDPTSGAIRLDGIDLRDIDLQRYRRLLGIVEQDVFLFDGTVGENIAYADRRASRRAIEEAAEAANAAAFIEALPDGYDTLIGERGVRLSGGQRQRLAIARAILADPVIFILDEATSNLDSESERLIQGALADLMRNRTSFVIAHRLSTIRDADRILVLDGGEVVESGNHSALMGSSGLYRDMVELQRMEEGF, from the coding sequence TTGAGCGAGGGACATCGGGTTTCGAGTCGTAATCGGCTGGAGGAGTTCGCATCCACGCGATCGGCGGCGGAGTCGGCCTCGGGGCGCCTCGGGCCGGAGCTGCCGAAGACGAGGAATCGATCGATCTTCGAGTTGTATCAGGCGCTGTTTGCCCTGATGAAGGGGCATCGGCTGATGCTGGCGTTGACGCTGGCAACCTTAACGATCAGCACGAGCCTGAGGCTGATTCCGCCGGCGGCCACGAAGGTGGTGATCGACTACGTCTTGCTCGATCGCCCCTTGCCCGAGGCGGTGCCAAGTTGGCTCCCGGTGCCGCCCAGTGGCCTCGGGATGCTGACGGCGGTGGTGGTGGTCGTGTTTGCGGTGTCGATCGTCGGGGCCTTGCTCGGGCTCTGGGGGCGATGGCGGGCGACGGTCTTGACCAAGCAGATCCAGGTCAAGGTGCGGCGTCGGGTGTTCGAGCATGCGTCGAAGCTGCCGCTGCATCGGATCTATCAGCTCAAGTCTGGCGGACTGTCGAGCCTCTTACGCGAGGATGCCGGCGCGCCGGGCGAGATGGTCTTCAACATGATCTACAACCCCTGGCGGGCGGTGACGCAGCTCATCGGGGGGCTGGTGATCCTGGCCTGGATCGACTGGCGGTTCTTGCTCGGCGCGGCGTTCTTGATTCCGGTGGCGTACTGGGCCGACCGGCTCTGGAACCGGGTGTTGAGGCCGATTCATCGCCGATCGCGACGGCAGCGGCAGGAGATCGACGCCAAGAGCGCCGAGACGTTCGGCGGGATTCGCGTCGTGCGGGCCTTCGGGAGGCAGAAGACCGAGGCCACCCGGTTCGTCCGTGAGAGTCATTTCCTGACGCGGCTGGAGATGCTCGGCTGGTACCGGGCGAGGGCGTTCGACCTGTTCTGGGACCTGTTGATGCCGACAGCCTCGGGAATCTTGTTGCTCTACGGCGGCTGGCAGGTCTTGCAAGGGGCGCTCTCGCCGGGGGATCTGATGATGTTCCTGGTCTATCTGGCAATGCTGCTGGAGCCGATCGCCGTGCTGGCGTCGAACATGACGTCGTTGCAGAACAATCTCTCAGGGTTCGACCGGGTGCTTGATCTGCTGGCCGAACCGGCCGAGTTGCAAAGCCGTCCCGGGGCGATCGTCGTGCGGAAAGGAGAGGTGAGCGGTCGGATCACGATTGATCGGCTCCGGTTCCGCTATCCGGGGCACGAGGAGGAGGTGATCCGGGGGATCGATCTGGAGGTCGAGCCGGGAGAGACGATTGCCCTGGTCGGCCGGAGCGGAGCGGGCAAGACGACGCTCTGCAATCTGGTCGCGCGGTTCTACGACCCAACCAGCGGGGCGATTCGGCTCGACGGGATCGACCTGAGGGACATCGACCTGCAACGCTACCGGCGGTTGCTCGGGATCGTGGAACAGGACGTCTTCCTGTTCGACGGCACGGTGGGAGAGAACATCGCCTATGCGGATCGCCGCGCCTCGCGGCGGGCGATCGAGGAGGCGGCCGAGGCGGCCAATGCGGCGGCGTTCATCGAGGCGCTGCCGGACGGCTATGACACCTTGATCGGAGAACGAGGGGTTCGCCTGAGCGGGGGGCAACGGCAACGGCTGGCGATCGCCCGGGCGATTCTGGCCGATCCGGTCATTTTCATTCTCGACGAGGCGACGAGCAATCTCGACTCGGAGAGCGAGCGCCTGATTCAAGGGGCCCTGGCCGACCTGATGCGCAATCGGACCTCGTTTGTGATCGCCCACCGCTTAAGCACGATCCGCGACGCGGACCGGATTCTTGTGCTCGATGGAGGCGAAGTGGTCGAGTCGGGCAATCACTCCGCCTTGATGGGGTCAAGCGGGCTCTACCGCGATATGGTGGAGCTGCAACGCATGGAAGAAGGATTTTGA